In the genome of Helicovermis profundi, the window TGTCGCAGCAGAATATGAAGAAGACCTAAATAAAGGATCACTTGTTATAATTAAAGTTATTTCTAACTTACTCGTTTTTGTATTTCTTTATACCTCGATTGCTGTAATATTATTTTCTTCTCATATTTCTGAACCTATTGAGCATATTACAAATGCAATAAAAAAAGTAGCTAACGGCGATTTAAATATTGAACCTTTAAAAATTAAAAATCATGATGAGACTGGAGATCTTAATAATTCTTTCGAATTAATGTTATTTAATTTAAAAAATGAAATTGATAAGAGAAAAACTGTTCAAATAGAACTTGAAACTTTAAACGAAAGTTTGGAAAAAACTGTAAAAAATAGAACGATAGATCTTAAAAAAAATAATAGTGAATTATTATTAACTAATAAGGAACTTGAAAATGCTATAAATGAATTAAAGCAAATGCAAAATCAATTAATAGAATCAGAAAAAATGGCAGCTCTTGGGAATCTTGTAGCAGGAATAGCACATGAAATGAATACGCCACTTGGCGTAGCAGTTACAACATTTTCTCATTTGGATAAAGAAAGTAAATTATTAGAAAAGTCATATAAAAATAATAAACTTAAAAAATCAGATATGACTAATTATTTTAGTATCTTTAGTGAAGCTTCTGAAATATTAATGTATAATATTAATAGAGCAGTCATGCTTATACAAAGTTTTAAAAGAATTGCAGTTGACCAAAATACAGAAGAAAAAATGAGTTTTAATATATATGAATATTTAAATACAATACTGCTAAGTCTTAAACATGAGTATAAAAGAAGAAAAATAGAATTTATTATTAATTGCGATGAAGAGTTAACTATTAATAGTGTACCAGGAGCATTTTCTCATATTTTCACTAATTTTATTATGAATTCAATTGTTCATGGTTTTAAAGATAGGCAAGGAGGTATTATTAATATTGATATCAAAGAAGAGAAAAATATATTAAAAATAGAGTATTCTGATAATGGTTCAGGCATAGAAAAAGAAAATTTAAAAAAAGTATTTGAACCTTTTTTTACAACGAATAGAGGTAATGGTGGAAGTGGGTTAGGATTAAATATTGTCTATTCAATTGTTACCCAGCAGTTAAAAGGAACTATAGTTGTTGAAAGTAAAAAAAGTATTGGTACAAAATTTATTGTTAGGGTTCCTATTAAAAGCTAGAAGTGATTGCTTGATTGGAGTTAATATGTTAGAAGAAATTTCAAAATATGAATTTATTGGTATATTAAAAAATGATAAAGAAAAAAAAGATATTGAATTTATAATGTATAATCATAATATACCTTATAAAATAGGTGAAGAAAAAGCTGATTTATATGTGGCTTATAAGTATAAAGAGCTAGGAAATATAATTTTTGAAAATTATAGAAAAAATAACTTAATATTCAAAAAAACTGTTGATGTAAGTTTCATTAAAAAGAGAGAACAACAAAGATATAAACATAAAAAGAAAAGTTATAGGCAATACTTTTTTTTATTACTATTACTTGGTTTGATTTTGCTTTTTTATAGAAGCCTTAGTTTACTTAATATTTTGTAAAAAATAATACCTATAATCGTTTGATTATAAGGTATTATTTTATGGAATATTTAGTAATAAGATCAATCATTTTGTCTTCAGAGATTACGACTACTAAGCAGTCGGTATAATCAGGATTCTTTGCAATGGTTTCAACGTACCTTACTGAAGAATTGTATCTAGCACCGCGCGACATATCACCCTTTAATGTAGCTAGACCATCTAATATTGTTCCGATACTATGACATACACAGTTAGTATCAATTAAAATAGCGCCATCTATTGAAGTTATAGATTTAATAATATTAGGGTTTAGTTCAATTGGTTTAACTAAAAAGCCTTGTGTTTTAAGTCTAGTAGCCTCAGATCGTGCATTACTTGAAATTACAATGATAGTTCCCTTTTCTTGTTTTGTTGCAGCGATTATTATTTTGTATAGATTTTTTATTTTTTCAAGCTCTAATTCTTTAAAAAGTTTACGAATTTGTTTTTTAAAATCTGTATATTTTATTACTTCTCTCGGTAGTGTAGCTCTATCATGAGAAACATTCATCATAGAAACATCCATATGATTTAAATTCCACGTTTGATAATTGGTAAATTCAATAATAAATATATTTTCATCAGAATAGTTATAGTTTTTGTTAATTCTGCCAATCCCCTTAATGTGTTTGGTGTCAGATATTAAATATAGATCGTCTCTAGTTATTTCAAGAAGTTTTCTAACATGTCTATAATTATTTTGTGAAAACCTATCATTAAATTCCATTATTAATTCAATACTCTGATGCATTGATTGTTTTTTAAGGTTACTAGAATCTGTAAAAATTATTTTACCTTTTATTGGTTTTCCCTCATAGTTTAACGAAGAAATTTTATTTAAATTATTATATATATTAATTGAACTTCCAGAGTATCCCAAAATTTGAAGCATGCTTATTGCCGAATGCTTTAAGGTTTCTTTAAAGTCAATCATGGAATCATAAGATTTTCTTTGATAATCATATAATAATTTGTTTATATCGCGAATATACTCATTACATACAGCGCCGAGAAAAGATTTAGGTATTGGATTAAGTATATTTTTTAAATGATAATATGAGTCAAATACGTCTTTATCAAGTAGTGTTACTATCGAAGTAAGAACATCTTCAATTAAATGAAAGTCGCTAATAAGTACAACTTTGTCTTTATATACATTATTGTTATTGAAATAAGACTCAGTAATTGGCATCATTAAATTAGTGTTTTTTTCAAGTGTATTTGTATTAATGATTGAATTTTGAAGCGAAAAAGCTTCCAAATCATTGTCGTTAAATAATTTTGATTTAATTTTATTTAGTGGAATAGTATTGTATTTAACTCCATTTTCATAAACATAGTAAAATATAAAAACTTCTGGATTTAGTTCTTTATCTAAACTATTGAAAGTTCCTTTCGCATATAAACGAATAAAACGAAGTAATTTTCGTAAGATGTCATCAGAATGTTTACTAATCATAGTATCACCTACCTTGAGTTATTATACTATAATTATACCACTATATTTTAGATATATTCATTAAGCTAAAGACTAAATTTTTTAGCAAATAATTTGATTACTTTTTCTTTATCGTATTCGTTAATAGTATATGATATGCTTATTTCTGAAGTAGTTACTTGATAAAATTCAATATTGTTGTTTGAAAGAGTTTCGAACAGAGCTGAAGCTACTCCAGACTGACTAATCATACCAATTCCTACTACACTTAGTTTTACAACTGATGATTCCATGATGTAATCTATAGTAGGAAATTCTTCAAGAAGATTGCTAATGATTTGTCTAACTTTAAATTTTTCATCTTCTCTTGTTGTAAATGATACATTTACAAATCCATTATAAGGTGCAGTTTGGCTGATCATATCTATATAAATATTTTCATTTGCAAGTTTACTAAAAATATTTGAAATATTTTTGCCTTCGAAAGGTACTAAATTTAATGAAACCATTAAGCAATCCTCATCAATAGTCATTCCTGTTATTAATTTTCTTTCCATATCTTCATCCATCTCCTTAATTAAAGTTCCAGTAGAATTGGAACTGCTTTTTTTTACATATAATGGTACATGATATTTATGTGCCATTTCAACAGCTCTAGTTTCGAGTACTTTTGCTCCTCTTGAAGCAAACTCTAGCATTTCTTCATAAGAAATTTTATCAAGCTTTTTTGCATATGGGTATAGCTTTGGATCTACAGTATAAACACCATCTACATCGGTATATATTTCGCAGGGAGCTTCTAAAACAGCAGCTAATGAAACAGCTGTGGTATCAGAGCCACCTCTACCTAGTGTTGTGATTTCACCACTCGGAGAAACACCTTGAAAACCAGCGATTACAACTATATTTCCTTTATTAAGTAGATTATCTATTTTTTCAGCATTGATTTTTGATATTCGTGCTCTTCTATGTGTTTCGTCAGTTTCTATACCTGCTTGAACACCAGTAAGTGAAACGCATTTATAGCCTAAATCTCTTATTGCGATACTTAATAGAGAAATAGAAACTTGCTCACCAGTAGAAAGAAGCATATCAATTTCTCTAGGAGATGGATTTTTAGAAATTTTATTTGCTAAAACAATAAGTTCATTTGTTGTTTTCCCCATCGCTGATACAACAACAACTATATTTTCTCCAATATCTTTTCTTTTAACAATATCATTTGCTATTTGTTTAATTTTATCGGTATTTTCTACTGATGTCCCACCATATTTAATTACGTAAGTATTCATATTCTCACCACCTATAAAGTATCATTTCTAATAATGTCATCATACGTTTCTCTTTTTACAACTACTTTAGATTTTCCGTTTTCAACGAAAACAACCGCAGGTTTTCTAAGTCTATTATAATTGCTGGCCATACTATAATTATAAGCCCCTGTAGATGCCACTGCTAAAATATCATTTTTATCAGCTTTTGGAAGAGTAATAGTTTTAATAACTATATCACCAGATTCACAACATTTGCCAGCTATTGTATATTCATTAGTATTTTCATTAGTCATTTTGTTTGCAATTGCACCTTCATATATAGCGTCGTATAAGGCTGTTCTTGGATTATCAGCCATTCCTCCATCTACAAAAATGAATGATTTTCCTCCAAAAGTATCTTTTGTAGCGCCAACTTTATATAGTGTTGTTCCGCTATTTGCCACAATACTTCTTCCTGGTTCAATTAAAAGCTTAGGAATAGTTATATTGTTTTCTTTAGAAATTTTATTTACTTCAGAAAGCATATTTTTAAGACATGAATTTAAATCAAGTTCACTGTCTTCTTTTGAATAGTAAACGCCAAAACCTCCACCAAGATTTAATTCTTTTGTTTCATATGAGCAGGTTAATTTAATTTTTTTTACAAAGTTCATCATAACTTCTATACCTTTAATAAATGAAACTTCATCAAGAATTTGAGAACCAATATGGTAATGAAATCCTTTTAAAGTCATATGATAACTATCAGTAATAGACGATATAATATCACAAATATTTTCATTAAAAATTGAAATTCCAAATTTCGAATCATTGTTAGCTGTTTGAATATATTCATGAGTATGAGCTTCAATTCCTGGATTGACTCTAAGAAGCACTTCAACATTTTGATCTAGCTCTGTGCATAAATAGTTAACGAGTTCAATTTCATATTCGTTATCAATAATAATTTTATTTACACCATAATTAAGTGCGAGTATAAGTTCTTCAATAGTCTTATTATTTCCATGAAAGTATATTTTGTTAGGAGGGAAATTAGCTTTTTTTGCAGTGTATAACTCTCCACCAGAAACAACATCGAGTGATAGTCCCTGTTCTTCAATTAACTTGCACATACCAATCGTAAGAAAAGCTTTTGATGCATATATAATTTCTGTTTCTATTTTAGGGTGTTTAAATCCAACTTTAAAATTATTGATATTATTTTTGATATTTTTAACATCAAAAACGTAAAGCGGAGTTCCATATTTTTTTGCAAGATTAACTGTGTCGATATTTCCAATTTCTAAATTACCCATTTCATTAATACTCATTGTTCCATGTAAATTCATTTATTATCCTCCTTTTACAAAAAATAAAAGCGCATTAAGAGTAAAAGAACTCAAAAATGCGCAAGAAATCACACGAAACTTTTACCCTGCGTGATAAAGCACTCCTATAGAAAATTGGGTATTAACTATAGACAGTATTATGTTTATTTAACATAATCCCAACGATTAACGTTTCGGCGAGTGCACCTTTCCTTAAAAAAAGTACTATTTACAACCCGCATCCTCTTAGATCACACTACACTATTTTTTTCATAAGTATATACTTATAAATCATATTTGTAAAGAAATAATTTGTACGGCTTTAATAATGGTAATATTTTAAAAAATAGATTATAATTAAATAAAAACAAGCGAGGGAATAAAATGATAAAAAACATTAAAGTAAATTTAGATTTAATTGAAAGTATGCTCTATTACTGGAAAGCAACAAGTGAAAAAGAAAAAGTAGGTGAGAAATATATTATTTCAATTGCAGAAGATAATAATATGAAGCAACTTTTTTCTGAAGATTTTGATAGTGAATCAGTTAGAAGAGCACTTAGTGCAATATCAAATAGAGAGATATTTAAGCCAAATTCAAAAAAAGAAGGAAGATTTTGGAACAACAATATGTGGATGTTAGAAGATTTAGAATTTACAAATATGATGGTAAAACCAGTTAAATTACTTAACTTAGATAGTGATAAAGAAAAAATACCTACAAGTAAAAATTTTGAACAAATAGAAGTTGTATTTTTACCAGGTCATATGGATGTATCATATATGGACAAAAATTTGGATAAGATATTTATTAATTTTTTTAGAGTTGCACCGTCATTATATGATGAAAGTGTGAAAATAGATGATGTTGAATTTAAAGACTATATTTTAAATAAAATAACAGAGTTGGTTAAATAAAATAAAAAAAACTGTTTGAATTTTATTTAGGATTTAAACAGTTTTTTATATTATATGATAATAAAGAATTTAGTTGGGTATAAAAATAGTGAAAAGATTATTTTGGAGGCTATTATGGGAAAAAGCATATTATTTGTGGATGATGAACAACAAATTATAAGAGCTTTAAGAAGGCTTTTTATACATAGTGAATATGATATGTTCTTTGCAAATAGTGCAGAAGATGCACTTCAAATATTAGAACAGAATGTAGTCGATCTATTGGTTACTGATATAAAAATGCCTAAGATGGATGGATTCGAATTATTAGAAGAAGCTAAAACGAAGTATCCGCTGATGCTTAGAGTTGCTCTTAGTGGATATACAGATAATAAAAAAATATATAGTGCTATTGAGAATAACATCGTTAAATTATATTTATACAAGCCTTGGGACAATAATGAAATAGTTGAAATTATAAATAAAATGTTTGAACTTGAAGACGTTTTAAAAGATAAAAAATTGCTAAATTTAATTAATAATTTAGATAAACTTCCTACAGTTTCTTCATTATATACATCGCTTTGTAAGCTTATTGAAGAAGATGCAAGTATGGATGTTATTTCAAAAAAAATAGAGGAAGATCCATCGATTTCATCTAAAATACTAAGGGTTGCAAATTCAGCATTTTATGGTGCGAAAACTGGTTCTATTTCACAAGCAATAATGTATATTGGTCTTATTAATGTTAAAAATATTGTACTTACAAATGGTATATTTGATAGCTCAAGAAATAACACTGACCACTATGAAAGACTTTGGAAGCATGTTAATTTATCGAATAAAATTATGCATTTATTATACCAAAAGTGCATATTTAAAAAAATACCAAATATTTATGCTTCTGCAGGGCTTCTTCATGATATTGGAAAAATAATTTTATTAGACTCATTTTCTAAAGAATACGATGAAATACTTATGGATATTAAAGAATCCTCTGCATCTATACATGAATTAGAACTTGAAAAAATAGGAATTGATCACCAAAAAATTGGCGGATATTTATTGAATTGGTGGGAGCTACCTTTTCCAATAATAGAATCAGCAATGTATCATCATGATCCACTTAATAAGAGCATAATAAATAAAGAATTAGTACAAATAGTTCATATAGCAGATTATTACTCTTGGCAAATAATAGATGCCGAAAGAAATAATGGTGTGCTTAATCTTGATGTTTTAAAGGAGCTTTCTATAGATATAGAATTAGTTGAAAAAGTTATTGCAGAAAATGTTAAAGAATAAATAATGCGAGGTGCCTTATGAATACTGAAAATAAAATTAAGAATAGCGTTTTATTTGTTGATGATGAAATAAATATCTTAAAGGCAATTAGGCGTGGACTATACAAAGAAACATATAATATGTTTTTTGCAAATTCCGCTAAAGAAGCATTAGATATTTTGGAAAAAGAAAATATAAGTGTTATAGTATCCGATATGAAGATGCCAATTATGACAGGGCTTGAATTACTTAAAATTGTAAAAGAAAAATATCCTAAAATTGTTAAGATAATTCTTTCTGGGTACACACAATTGCCTCAAATTCTTGTGACTATTAACCAAGTTGAGATATTTAAATTCATAACAAAACCGTGGGATATTGAAGGTGATTTTAAAAGAATAATAAATGAAGCAATAGATTATTACAACCTTCAAAATGAAAATATTGTTTTAAGAGATTCTTTAATTAAAAAAAATAACTTATATCAAAAACTAATTGTTTCAAGTGATCATAAAATTCACTTTTTCAAGAAACTTATCAGTATCAATAATAATATAAGTAATATGGTGATTTCAGATATATCGAATTCATTAAGTAACATGAAAACTAAAGAAGATATTGAATATATGAAGGAGAAATGTGAAGTTTCTAAGGAACTTTTAACATTATCTTCTGACTTGAGGAAATTTTCATCTAAATCACATTTAGTTGAAGATATAATTATAGAGTTAAATAAAGAATTTTCAAAACTTAATAATATTTTTGACGAAAATGGAGATAAAGAATTTGAAGATTGTAAAGTAGATATAATTAATGAAGAAGGAATTGAATTTAGCTTAAATGAAGAGTTTTATATTGTAATATATATATTGAAAACTATATTTATCAAACTTTATAAAGCTAGGTTTAGCAATGAATTTGATATTGTTTTAAAAGATGAAAATTATATTAATTCGTCAGAAACGAAAAAGAAT includes:
- a CDS encoding cache domain-containing protein; translation: MKNNVFKLNIQKKLIFVIGSLLVITNLIVGIISYNTAKSEIEKAGKINMINTVNMIKQIIELENSQVLSGTKTLERAQTDVKEYILGKMDENGERPINKNILLGNLGYVFILDKEGNEIAHPYIEGVNVWNAKDMKTGKQLIAREVISKAYSGGGFTRFYWTLPYSEKIGGKLAFSNIDPYWGWIIVAAEYEEDLNKGSLVIIKVISNLLVFVFLYTSIAVILFSSHISEPIEHITNAIKKVANGDLNIEPLKIKNHDETGDLNNSFELMLFNLKNEIDKRKTVQIELETLNESLEKTVKNRTIDLKKNNSELLLTNKELENAINELKQMQNQLIESEKMAALGNLVAGIAHEMNTPLGVAVTTFSHLDKESKLLEKSYKNNKLKKSDMTNYFSIFSEASEILMYNINRAVMLIQSFKRIAVDQNTEEKMSFNIYEYLNTILLSLKHEYKRRKIEFIINCDEELTINSVPGAFSHIFTNFIMNSIVHGFKDRQGGIINIDIKEEKNILKIEYSDNGSGIEKENLKKVFEPFFTTNRGNGGSGLGLNIVYSIVTQQLKGTIVVESKKSIGTKFIVRVPIKS
- a CDS encoding DNA integrity scanning protein DisA nucleotide-binding domain protein: MISKHSDDILRKLLRFIRLYAKGTFNSLDKELNPEVFIFYYVYENGVKYNTIPLNKIKSKLFNDNDLEAFSLQNSIINTNTLEKNTNLMMPITESYFNNNNVYKDKVVLISDFHLIEDVLTSIVTLLDKDVFDSYYHLKNILNPIPKSFLGAVCNEYIRDINKLLYDYQRKSYDSMIDFKETLKHSAISMLQILGYSGSSINIYNNLNKISSLNYEGKPIKGKIIFTDSSNLKKQSMHQSIELIMEFNDRFSQNNYRHVRKLLEITRDDLYLISDTKHIKGIGRINKNYNYSDENIFIIEFTNYQTWNLNHMDVSMMNVSHDRATLPREVIKYTDFKKQIRKLFKELELEKIKNLYKIIIAATKQEKGTIIVISSNARSEATRLKTQGFLVKPIELNPNIIKSITSIDGAILIDTNCVCHSIGTILDGLATLKGDMSRGARYNSSVRYVETIAKNPDYTDCLVVVISEDKMIDLITKYSIK
- a CDS encoding aspartate kinase; protein product: MNTYVIKYGGTSVENTDKIKQIANDIVKRKDIGENIVVVVSAMGKTTNELIVLANKISKNPSPREIDMLLSTGEQVSISLLSIAIRDLGYKCVSLTGVQAGIETDETHRRARISKINAEKIDNLLNKGNIVVIAGFQGVSPSGEITTLGRGGSDTTAVSLAAVLEAPCEIYTDVDGVYTVDPKLYPYAKKLDKISYEEMLEFASRGAKVLETRAVEMAHKYHVPLYVKKSSSNSTGTLIKEMDEDMERKLITGMTIDEDCLMVSLNLVPFEGKNISNIFSKLANENIYIDMISQTAPYNGFVNVSFTTREDEKFKVRQIISNLLEEFPTIDYIMESSVVKLSVVGIGMISQSGVASALFETLSNNNIEFYQVTTSEISISYTINEYDKEKVIKLFAKKFSL
- the lysA gene encoding diaminopimelate decarboxylase, whose product is MNLHGTMSINEMGNLEIGNIDTVNLAKKYGTPLYVFDVKNIKNNINNFKVGFKHPKIETEIIYASKAFLTIGMCKLIEEQGLSLDVVSGGELYTAKKANFPPNKIYFHGNNKTIEELILALNYGVNKIIIDNEYEIELVNYLCTELDQNVEVLLRVNPGIEAHTHEYIQTANNDSKFGISIFNENICDIISSITDSYHMTLKGFHYHIGSQILDEVSFIKGIEVMMNFVKKIKLTCSYETKELNLGGGFGVYYSKEDSELDLNSCLKNMLSEVNKISKENNITIPKLLIEPGRSIVANSGTTLYKVGATKDTFGGKSFIFVDGGMADNPRTALYDAIYEGAIANKMTNENTNEYTIAGKCCESGDIVIKTITLPKADKNDILAVASTGAYNYSMASNYNRLRKPAVVFVENGKSKVVVKRETYDDIIRNDTL
- a CDS encoding response regulator, which produces MGKSILFVDDEQQIIRALRRLFIHSEYDMFFANSAEDALQILEQNVVDLLVTDIKMPKMDGFELLEEAKTKYPLMLRVALSGYTDNKKIYSAIENNIVKLYLYKPWDNNEIVEIINKMFELEDVLKDKKLLNLINNLDKLPTVSSLYTSLCKLIEEDASMDVISKKIEEDPSISSKILRVANSAFYGAKTGSISQAIMYIGLINVKNIVLTNGIFDSSRNNTDHYERLWKHVNLSNKIMHLLYQKCIFKKIPNIYASAGLLHDIGKIILLDSFSKEYDEILMDIKESSASIHELELEKIGIDHQKIGGYLLNWWELPFPIIESAMYHHDPLNKSIINKELVQIVHIADYYSWQIIDAERNNGVLNLDVLKELSIDIELVEKVIAENVKE
- a CDS encoding response regulator → MNTENKIKNSVLFVDDEINILKAIRRGLYKETYNMFFANSAKEALDILEKENISVIVSDMKMPIMTGLELLKIVKEKYPKIVKIILSGYTQLPQILVTINQVEIFKFITKPWDIEGDFKRIINEAIDYYNLQNENIVLRDSLIKKNNLYQKLIVSSDHKIHFFKKLISINNNISNMVISDISNSLSNMKTKEDIEYMKEKCEVSKELLTLSSDLRKFSSKSHLVEDIIIELNKEFSKLNNIFDENGDKEFEDCKVDIINEEGIEFSLNEEFYIVIYILKTIFIKLYKARFSNEFDIVLKDENYINSSETKKNDENKNDMNKDIKLIMIISSVLNKFIKSQKKLNYYLNILNYYLSYFDGSVKHIIKNEKNIIVIEMNIKRNKAVK